One window of the Eucalyptus grandis isolate ANBG69807.140 chromosome 6, ASM1654582v1, whole genome shotgun sequence genome contains the following:
- the LOC104448563 gene encoding gamma-glutamyl hydrolase 2: MAAAGSSSSSSASASSPLRYPEIWNYLWIPLLISFSKELAPAKAQPGILLAGRLENAAAASTASAASGAVVPSCPAADPKLNFRPVIGILSHPGDGASGRLNNASNASNIAASYVKFVESAGARVIPLIYNEPQEVLLEKLDLVNGVLFTGGWAKTGLYYETAEAIFKKVLAKNDAGDHFPLYAICLGFELLTMIVSKDKSILEEFNAADEASTLQFMRNTNIEGTLFQRFPPDLLKKLSTDCLVMQNHHYGISSERLMQNINLTNFFKFLTTSMDGDNKVYVSTAQAHSYPVTAFQWHPEKNAFEWGLSMIPHSDDAIQVTQHVANFFVSEARKSTNRASARKVLDNLIYNYSPTYCGKAGKGYDEVYIFT, encoded by the exons ATGGCCGCCgccggctcctcctcctcctcctccgcctccgcctcgtcCCCCTTGCGGTACCCCGAAATCTGGAACTACCTCTGGATCCCCCTCTTGATCTCCTTCTCCAAGGAGCTAGCTCCAGCCAAGGCGCAGCCGGGGATCCTCCTGGCGGGCCGGCTCGAGAatgcggcggcggcgtcgacggcGTCGGCCGCGAGCGGCGCCGTCGTCCCGAGCTGCCCCGCGGCCGACCCCAAGCTCAACTTCCGGCCGGTGATCGGGATCCTCAGCCACCCCGGGGACGGCGCCTCCGGCAGGCTCAACAACGCGTCCAACGCCTCGAACATCGCCGCGTCGTACGTGAAGTTCGTCGAGTCCGCCGGCGCCAGGGTGATTCCGTTGATTTATAACGAGCCGCAGGAGGTTCTCCTCGAG AAGCTCGACCTGGTTAATGGAGTGCTCTTTACTGGTGGGTGGGCTAAAACCGGATTGTATTACGAGACTGCGGAGGCAATTTTCAAG AAAGTTTTGGCAAAGAATGATGCTGGTGACCACTTCCCATTGTATGCCATCTGCTTGGGCTTTGAACTATTGACAATGATAGTCAGCAAG GACAAAAGCATTCTCGAAGAATTTAATGCTGCAGATGAAGCATCCACTCTACAATTTATGAGAAACACAAACATTGAGGGAACATTATTTCAAAG ATTTCCGCCAGATTTGCTTAAAAAGTTGAGTACAGATTGCCTTGTCATGCAAAATCATCAT TATGGCATCTCGTCAGAAAGATTGATGCAGAACATTAACTTAACGAATTTCTTTAAGTTCTTGACAACCAGCATGGATGGAGACAACAAG GTCTATGTCTCCACAGCCCAAGCACACAGTTACCCTGTAACTGCTTTCCAGTGGCATCCAGAG AAAAATGCCTTCGAATGGGGTTTGTCCATGATACCACACTCAGATGATGCCATTCAAGTTACGCAGCATGTAGCGAACTTCTTTGTCAG TGAGGCTAGGAAGTCCACAAACCGGGCGTCTGCTCGAAAAGTGCTTGACAATCTGATATATAATTACAGTCCCACGTATTGTGGGAAAGCAGG GAAGGGATATGACGAGGTTTATATCTTCACGTGA